From Acidimicrobiales bacterium, one genomic window encodes:
- the rpmA gene encoding 50S ribosomal protein L27, with product MSKTKGGGSTRNGRDSKAKRLGVKVFDGQTVTAGSIIVRQRGTRIHAGDNVGRGNDDTLFATSDGVVKFGSRRGRKLVDVLPA from the coding sequence ATGTCGAAGACGAAGGGCGGCGGCTCCACACGCAACGGGCGCGACTCCAAGGCCAAGCGTCTTGGCGTCAAGGTGTTCGACGGCCAGACGGTGACTGCGGGCAGCATCATCGTTCGCCAGCGCGGCACCCGTATCCACGCGGGTGACAATGTCGGCCGCGGCAACGACGACACCCTCTTCGCCACCTCCGATGGCGTCGTCAAGTTCGGATCTCGTCGGGGCCGCAAGCTCGTCGACGTTCTTCCGGCCTGA
- the rplU gene encoding 50S ribosomal protein L21 produces MYAVISAGGRQEKVEVGQTVRVDLLGASEGDDVAFDLVMLADGDTVLATPDELVGASVTGRVLGEVKGPKINGFTYKNKTNNRRRFGHRQRYTDVEITSITKG; encoded by the coding sequence ATGTATGCAGTAATCTCAGCCGGCGGACGGCAAGAAAAGGTCGAGGTCGGCCAGACCGTTCGCGTCGACCTGCTGGGCGCTTCCGAGGGCGACGATGTCGCCTTCGATCTCGTCATGTTGGCCGACGGCGACACCGTCTTGGCGACCCCCGATGAACTCGTGGGCGCTTCGGTGACGGGTCGGGTGCTCGGCGAGGTCAAGGGCCCGAAGATCAACGGGTTCACCTACAAGAACAAGACCAACAACCGTCGTCGGTTCGGCCATCGCCAGCGCTACACCGACGTCGAGATCACCTCCATAACGAAGGGCTGA
- a CDS encoding AAA family ATPase, with translation MTSSTTTSAFESAIVGFVASLDDLQVDATRDAFEICRAMIDVDGMLTDEELLRFVEVFAPKIPGLQTKTPAELRRSKFFTRTRTFLQQPSPLFHRLVGSDQADHGCRAATYLTRAVELMHTIASLDAHVSHVELAAIDGFRKVLTTAANDAGVPAQLSDDHGTNAGRTTEEPQSLRELIAELDSLIGLEPVKQRVRQLCDLLTIMQMRRERGLMVPAMTHHLAFVGNPGTGKTTVARLIGRIYRALGLLEKGHLVEVDRADLVAGYVGQTATKVDEVIASAVDGVLLIDEAYGLVRGTDEYGAEAVDALVKRMEDHRDRVVIILTGYPDELNALLDSNPGLRSRIARVIEFPDYTDEELVAIFARTAAASGYGSGMVLETVRRRFASTPRDRQFGNGRAARQLFEDMMIEHASRVAQMDYPSERDLVELLPEDLPAIA, from the coding sequence ATGACTTCCTCGACGACCACCAGCGCGTTCGAGTCGGCGATAGTTGGGTTCGTCGCCAGCCTGGACGACCTGCAGGTCGACGCCACCCGCGATGCGTTCGAGATATGCAGGGCGATGATCGACGTCGACGGCATGCTCACCGACGAGGAGCTGCTGCGCTTCGTCGAGGTGTTCGCCCCCAAGATTCCCGGGCTGCAGACCAAGACTCCCGCCGAACTGCGCCGTTCGAAGTTCTTCACGCGGACCAGGACCTTCCTTCAGCAGCCGTCACCGCTGTTCCACCGCCTGGTGGGGTCAGACCAAGCCGACCATGGGTGCCGCGCCGCCACCTACCTGACCAGGGCGGTCGAGTTGATGCACACCATCGCATCGCTGGACGCACACGTATCTCACGTCGAGTTGGCTGCGATCGACGGCTTTCGCAAGGTGCTGACGACGGCGGCCAACGATGCGGGCGTGCCGGCACAACTGAGCGACGACCATGGCACCAATGCCGGGCGAACCACCGAGGAACCGCAGAGCCTGCGCGAGCTGATCGCCGAGCTCGATTCCTTGATTGGGCTCGAACCTGTGAAGCAGCGGGTGAGGCAGCTGTGCGACCTGCTGACGATCATGCAGATGCGCCGCGAGCGAGGCTTGATGGTGCCGGCGATGACCCATCACCTGGCCTTCGTGGGCAATCCTGGAACGGGCAAGACCACGGTGGCGCGCCTGATCGGCCGTATCTACCGGGCGTTGGGGCTGCTCGAGAAGGGCCACCTCGTCGAGGTCGATCGGGCCGACCTGGTGGCCGGATATGTGGGCCAGACGGCTACGAAGGTCGACGAGGTGATCGCATCTGCCGTCGACGGGGTGCTTTTGATAGACGAGGCATACGGGCTGGTCCGCGGAACCGACGAGTACGGCGCTGAAGCCGTCGACGCCCTGGTCAAACGGATGGAAGACCACCGCGACCGGGTCGTCATCATCTTGACCGGCTACCCCGACGAGCTGAACGCGCTGCTCGACAGCAACCCTGGGCTGAGATCGAGAATCGCCAGGGTGATCGAGTTCCCCGACTACACCGACGAGGAACTGGTGGCGATATTCGCCAGAACGGCCGCGGCATCTGGCTACGGATCGGGGATGGTGCTGGAGACGGTCAGGCGCAGGTTCGCCAGCACACCGCGAGATCGACAGTTCGGCAACGGACGAGCCGCCAGGCAGCTGTTCGAAGACATGATGATCGAACACGCGTCGAGGGTCGCCCAGATGGACTATCCGAGCGAACGCGACCTGGTCGAGCTCTTGCCAGAGGATCTGCCGGCGATCGCCTAG
- a CDS encoding MoxR family ATPase, giving the protein MTAPENITRFADVPSVREKLKDVEYLADEGIASVVFLADRLDKPILVEGPAGTGKTQLAKSVAEILGARLIRLQCYEGIDEAKALYEWNYKKQLLRIQAESGQDHNWEELHDDLFSDEFLLTRPLLEAIRADDPVVLLIDEIDRVEVETEALLLEILSDYQVSIPELGTMTAKQIPMVFLTSNNTRELSEALKRRCLFLHIDYPQMDREKQIVLTKVEGISENLADQVARIVRSIRQLELKKSPSVSETLDWARTLVLLGIQSIDAEQAKETLHILLKYQTDIEKAFKELSD; this is encoded by the coding sequence ATGACAGCTCCCGAGAACATCACGCGGTTTGCCGACGTCCCATCGGTTCGCGAGAAGCTGAAGGACGTCGAGTACCTCGCCGACGAGGGCATCGCCAGCGTGGTGTTCCTGGCCGACCGGCTCGACAAGCCGATTCTGGTCGAGGGTCCGGCCGGCACCGGCAAGACCCAGCTCGCCAAGTCGGTTGCCGAAATCCTGGGGGCCCGGCTGATCCGCCTGCAGTGCTACGAAGGAATCGACGAGGCCAAGGCCCTGTACGAGTGGAACTACAAGAAGCAGCTTCTTCGCATCCAGGCCGAGAGCGGCCAGGACCACAACTGGGAAGAGCTGCACGATGACCTGTTCAGCGACGAGTTCTTGCTGACCAGGCCGCTGCTCGAAGCGATCCGTGCCGACGACCCGGTTGTGCTGCTGATCGACGAGATCGACAGGGTCGAGGTCGAGACCGAGGCCCTGCTGCTCGAGATCCTGTCCGACTATCAGGTCTCGATCCCCGAGCTCGGCACCATGACCGCCAAGCAGATCCCGATGGTGTTCCTGACCTCCAACAACACCCGCGAGCTGTCAGAGGCCCTCAAGCGTCGGTGCCTGTTCCTGCACATCGATTACCCACAGATGGATCGCGAAAAGCAGATCGTGCTGACCAAGGTCGAGGGCATCAGCGAGAACCTGGCCGACCAGGTCGCCCGCATCGTGCGTTCGATCCGCCAGCTCGAGCTGAAGAAGTCGCCTTCTGTGTCGGAGACTCTCGACTGGGCTCGCACCCTGGTGTTGCTCGGCATCCAGAGCATCGACGCCGAACAGGCCAAGGAAACCCTGCACATCTTGCTGAAGTACCAGACCGACATCGAAAAGGCGTTCAAGGAACTGTCCGACTGA
- the proB gene encoding glutamate 5-kinase — MRVVVKIGTSSVTAQAGEVDTLAIDKLCGDMVNARRSGHEVVLVTSGAVTAGLQVLGLDRPSDMRTLQAVSAVGQIELMRVYRETLARHGVVAGQALVVPLDFMVRQQYVHTRGTIGRLLEMGVLPIINENDAIADDELRYGDNDRIAALVANLMDADLLVLLTDAPGLLTADPRISSDASLIEEISTIDRELERLAGGAGARGSGGMSSKLAAAKMASWSGVRTVIAAAKRPGVVIDAIDGRPGVGTTVLAHERRLAARKLWIAFAVNPEGEIVVDAGAREALVAKGTSLLPAGVLEVRGEFGPDAGVEILGPDGTMFAKGLVRADAKSLRSVAGLRTRDMPAGLVNETVHRDDMVVLAG, encoded by the coding sequence TTGAGAGTCGTCGTCAAGATCGGGACATCCTCGGTCACCGCACAGGCGGGCGAGGTCGACACGCTGGCAATAGACAAGCTGTGCGGCGACATGGTCAACGCTCGCCGTTCGGGCCACGAGGTGGTGTTGGTGACCAGCGGTGCTGTCACCGCCGGGTTGCAGGTTCTGGGCTTGGACAGGCCTTCCGACATGCGGACGCTGCAGGCCGTGTCTGCGGTGGGCCAGATAGAGCTGATGCGCGTTTATCGCGAGACGTTGGCCCGTCATGGCGTGGTGGCCGGTCAGGCCCTGGTGGTTCCGCTCGATTTCATGGTGCGCCAGCAGTACGTACACACCAGGGGCACCATCGGGCGGCTGCTCGAGATGGGCGTGCTGCCGATAATCAACGAGAACGATGCCATCGCCGACGACGAGCTTCGTTATGGCGACAACGACCGAATCGCCGCACTGGTCGCGAACCTGATGGACGCTGATCTGCTGGTGCTGTTGACCGACGCTCCGGGGCTTCTGACCGCCGATCCGAGGATCTCCAGCGACGCTTCGCTGATCGAGGAGATCTCGACGATCGACCGCGAGCTCGAACGTCTTGCCGGTGGTGCCGGCGCCAGGGGCAGCGGTGGTATGTCGTCGAAGCTGGCTGCGGCCAAGATGGCCTCGTGGTCTGGGGTGCGCACGGTGATCGCTGCGGCAAAGCGGCCGGGTGTGGTCATCGACGCCATCGATGGGCGGCCCGGTGTGGGCACCACCGTGCTGGCCCACGAGAGGCGGCTGGCCGCCCGGAAGCTGTGGATAGCGTTCGCGGTGAATCCCGAGGGCGAGATCGTGGTCGACGCCGGGGCTCGCGAAGCGCTGGTGGCCAAGGGCACATCGCTGTTGCCAGCGGGTGTGCTCGAGGTCAGGGGAGAGTTCGGCCCCGATGCCGGGGTCGAGATTCTGGGGCCAGACGGCACGATGTTTGCCAAGGGTCTTGTCAGGGCCGATGCCAAGTCGTTGCGTTCGGTGGCTGGGTTGCGTACCAGGGACATGCCGGCGGGTCTGGTGAACGAAACCGTCCACCGAGATGACATGGTCGTGCTCGCCGGTTAG
- a CDS encoding glutamate-5-semialdehyde dehydrogenase — translation MAEPSPMQQLGARAKAASRQLATIGSATKNDALLACAQLLVERTDDLLAANARDVERAEAEGTAPTLIERLRLDEKRVAAMADGLRQVASLEDPVGSVPRGWVRPNGLRIEQVRVPLGVVAIIYESRPNVTSDAFGLCLKSGNVAFLRGSGMAISSNTAIADVLREGLVKVGLPADALVLVEDVSREAAVQFMQLDQYVDCLIPRGGRSLIQSILDNATVPYIIDGDGNCHVYVDAAADLSMATDIVVNAKMQRPSVCNAAESLVVHSAVAAQFLPAAVSALQGCELVGDEASRAIVATIGEATEEDFATEFLDYKMSVKVVDSLDEAIEHINQTSSGHSEAIVTNDLSAADRFVNEVDAAACLVNASTRFVDGEEFGFGAEIGISTQKLHARGPMGLEQLTTIKYVVRGHGHVRG, via the coding sequence ATGGCCGAACCCTCGCCCATGCAACAGCTCGGAGCGCGCGCCAAGGCTGCGTCGCGTCAACTGGCCACGATCGGCTCGGCGACTAAGAACGACGCCCTCTTGGCCTGTGCCCAGCTTCTCGTCGAGCGCACCGACGATCTGTTGGCGGCCAATGCCCGGGATGTCGAGCGTGCAGAGGCCGAGGGAACCGCCCCCACCCTCATCGAGCGCCTGCGCCTCGACGAAAAGCGCGTCGCAGCCATGGCCGACGGGTTGCGCCAGGTCGCGTCGCTGGAAGACCCGGTCGGTTCGGTGCCGCGGGGCTGGGTGCGTCCCAACGGGCTGCGCATCGAGCAGGTCAGGGTGCCCCTGGGTGTCGTGGCGATCATCTACGAGAGCCGACCCAACGTCACCAGCGACGCTTTTGGTCTGTGCCTCAAGTCGGGCAATGTCGCATTCCTGCGCGGATCGGGCATGGCCATTTCTTCCAACACCGCCATCGCCGATGTCCTGCGGGAAGGGCTGGTCAAGGTCGGCCTGCCCGCCGATGCCCTGGTACTGGTCGAGGACGTCTCGCGCGAGGCCGCAGTCCAGTTCATGCAGCTCGACCAGTACGTCGACTGCCTCATCCCCCGGGGTGGCAGGTCGTTGATCCAGTCGATCCTCGACAACGCCACCGTGCCCTACATCATCGACGGAGACGGCAACTGCCACGTCTACGTCGACGCTGCGGCCGATTTGTCCATGGCCACCGACATTGTCGTCAACGCCAAGATGCAACGGCCATCGGTGTGCAACGCGGCCGAGTCCCTGGTGGTTCACTCTGCGGTTGCTGCCCAGTTCCTGCCAGCCGCGGTGTCGGCGCTGCAAGGCTGCGAGTTGGTCGGAGACGAGGCTTCGCGGGCCATCGTCGCCACCATCGGTGAGGCCACCGAGGAAGATTTCGCAACCGAGTTCCTCGACTACAAGATGTCGGTGAAGGTCGTCGATTCGCTCGACGAAGCCATCGAGCACATCAACCAGACCTCCAGCGGTCACAGCGAGGCCATCGTCACCAACGATCTGTCGGCCGCCGACCGTTTCGTCAACGAGGTCGACGCGGCAGCGTGTCTGGTCAACGCCTCGACACGGTTCGTCGACGGCGAAGAGTTCGGATTTGGTGCCGAAATCGGCATCTCCACCCAGAAGCTGCACGCCAGGGGTCCCATGGGGCTCGAGCAGCTGACCACCATCAAGTACGTCGTTCGTGGCCACGGCCATGTGCGAGGCTGA
- a CDS encoding Rne/Rng family ribonuclease, with translation MNDTPDTGHVVESQPASGGSGPTIRRRRIVTQDQKESSADTEARADKQPPEPQASPDNEAAQAGDSGEAPRKRTRRISGASKPRTPRGAGAKPAPNASEASEPAPRDTTDQAQPGEDAKEAAAKLPPLPPAATPKPRIGDSRPAPAGAADGEQDQAKSGEGSGQRRRRRGGRGRGRGKPSQAAENGQKQPQGGSSGQRQGGRGGASRKDLAPVEATLVDDAPVELDEAELQRRRGRERKGRPAGRYQMAVHVHGDVTHIAVLEGRSLIEHYVSRPADDVSQIHGNIYLGRVQNVLPGMEAAFVDIGTPKNAVLYRGDVTFDQDDLDSAGPSPAKGRKSRKRPKDGPRIEDLLKAKQAIICQVTKNPIGHKGARLTTEVSLPGRFVVMVPNSATYGISKRLPDKERKRLRSILDRIKPEGHGLIVRTAAEGVTAEEIERDVARLAQQWTEIERLAGSAKAPALLFREPDMAVRVIREEFSKEYRGVIIDDRALYEQVKGYMETVTPALADRIEFHDPKVETLPLFERFHVAEQFRRAIDRKVWLPSGGSLIIEHTEALTVIDVNTGKNVGSSNLEETVFSNNLEAAEEIAKQLRLRDIGGIIVIDFIDMEVKKHRDEVMRVFRDALARDKTRTQAYDITDLGLVEMTRKRIGEGLLESVTSACEQCEGRGIVFQDNALPK, from the coding sequence ACGACACTCCCGACACGGGACACGTCGTCGAGTCTCAGCCCGCATCAGGCGGGTCAGGGCCGACGATTCGTCGCCGTCGAATCGTCACACAGGACCAGAAGGAGTCATCGGCTGACACCGAGGCTCGGGCCGACAAACAGCCGCCCGAGCCCCAAGCGTCTCCAGACAACGAGGCAGCCCAGGCGGGCGACTCGGGCGAGGCTCCTCGCAAACGCACGCGCCGCATCTCGGGCGCGTCAAAACCACGAACCCCCAGGGGTGCTGGTGCAAAGCCTGCGCCCAACGCATCCGAGGCATCCGAGCCGGCGCCTCGAGACACCACAGACCAGGCACAACCGGGCGAGGATGCCAAAGAGGCTGCGGCCAAGCTTCCGCCGCTGCCCCCTGCTGCTACGCCCAAGCCGCGCATCGGCGACAGCAGGCCGGCACCCGCCGGTGCCGCCGATGGCGAGCAAGACCAGGCCAAGTCGGGCGAGGGATCGGGCCAGCGCCGTCGGCGTCGAGGGGGCCGGGGTCGCGGCCGTGGCAAGCCCTCGCAGGCAGCCGAGAACGGCCAGAAGCAGCCCCAGGGCGGCTCGTCAGGTCAACGTCAGGGCGGCCGCGGCGGTGCTTCGCGCAAGGACCTGGCACCGGTCGAGGCAACCCTCGTCGACGATGCGCCGGTCGAGCTGGACGAAGCCGAGCTGCAGCGCAGGCGCGGACGCGAGCGCAAGGGGCGCCCTGCGGGCCGTTATCAGATGGCGGTTCACGTCCACGGTGACGTCACCCACATCGCCGTCCTGGAAGGCCGCTCACTCATCGAGCACTACGTCAGCCGCCCGGCCGACGATGTTTCGCAGATCCACGGCAACATCTATCTGGGGCGAGTCCAGAACGTCCTGCCGGGTATGGAGGCCGCCTTCGTCGACATCGGCACACCCAAGAACGCGGTTCTCTACCGTGGCGATGTCACCTTCGACCAGGACGATCTCGACTCGGCCGGGCCATCACCGGCCAAGGGCCGCAAGTCGCGCAAGCGGCCCAAGGACGGCCCCCGAATCGAAGACCTGCTGAAGGCCAAGCAGGCGATCATCTGCCAGGTCACCAAGAACCCGATAGGGCACAAGGGCGCTCGCCTCACCACCGAGGTATCGTTGCCCGGCCGTTTTGTGGTGATGGTTCCCAACAGCGCCACCTACGGCATCTCCAAGCGCCTGCCCGACAAGGAGCGCAAGCGCCTGCGCTCGATCCTCGACCGCATCAAGCCCGAGGGCCACGGCCTGATCGTGCGAACAGCAGCCGAGGGTGTCACGGCCGAAGAGATCGAGCGCGATGTTGCCCGGCTGGCCCAGCAGTGGACCGAGATCGAGCGCCTGGCCGGTTCGGCCAAGGCCCCAGCCCTGTTGTTCCGCGAGCCCGACATGGCGGTGCGGGTCATCCGCGAAGAGTTCAGCAAGGAGTATCGCGGGGTCATCATCGATGACCGTGCCCTGTACGAGCAGGTCAAGGGATACATGGAGACGGTCACCCCTGCGTTGGCCGATCGCATCGAGTTCCACGATCCCAAGGTCGAGACCCTGCCATTGTTCGAGCGGTTCCACGTCGCCGAGCAGTTCAGGCGGGCGATCGATCGCAAGGTGTGGCTGCCCTCTGGTGGCTCGCTCATCATCGAACACACCGAGGCCCTCACGGTCATCGACGTCAACACCGGCAAGAACGTCGGTTCGTCGAACCTCGAGGAGACGGTGTTCTCGAACAACCTCGAGGCCGCCGAGGAGATCGCAAAGCAACTGAGGCTGCGAGACATCGGCGGAATCATCGTCATCGACTTCATCGACATGGAGGTCAAGAAGCATCGTGACGAGGTCATGCGGGTCTTCCGCGACGCCTTGGCGCGTGACAAGACCCGAACCCAGGCCTATGACATCACCGATCTGGGTCTGGTCGAGATGACCCGCAAGCGCATCGGCGAGGGCCTGCTCGAGTCCGTCACTTCGGCCTGCGAACAGTGCGAGGGCAGGGGCATCGTCTTCCAAGACAACGCCCTGCCCAAGTAG
- a CDS encoding PilZ domain-containing protein, producing MLAPPPGTVLTVEVAWGADVRLLRCNTVASLDDVVRLSCDDSLAGTDLGPGDQVLLRWNTSDGTCAAWAVLRSISQATTPSLVVELPSTGPERRVRTRASGQWPCVCAVDSATTAKGTIVDIGIGGAKLLTDLGDVALGQRLAIRTEQATVSGRVVSLFVSSDGPAEMRVRFEDLGLEDLIAIGEMLGDPFPRPKHPVH from the coding sequence ATGCTCGCCCCCCCGCCTGGGACGGTGCTCACAGTCGAGGTGGCCTGGGGAGCCGACGTACGCCTGCTGCGCTGCAACACTGTCGCATCGCTCGATGACGTAGTGCGTCTGTCGTGCGACGACTCTCTTGCCGGCACAGATCTCGGGCCCGGCGACCAGGTACTACTGCGCTGGAACACCAGCGATGGCACCTGCGCAGCTTGGGCGGTCCTTCGGTCGATCAGCCAGGCCACCACCCCATCGCTGGTAGTCGAACTGCCGAGCACCGGCCCAGAACGGCGGGTGCGCACCCGCGCCAGCGGCCAATGGCCGTGTGTGTGCGCCGTCGACAGCGCAACCACCGCCAAAGGCACAATCGTCGACATCGGAATTGGCGGAGCGAAGCTGCTGACCGATCTGGGCGACGTCGCCCTGGGACAAAGGCTTGCCATCCGCACCGAACAAGCCACGGTCAGCGGACGCGTCGTATCACTGTTCGTGTCATCGGACGGACCTGCAGAGATGCGAGTGCGCTTCGAAGACCTCGGCCTGGAAGACCTCATCGCCATCGGCGAGATGCTCGGAGACCCGTTCCCGAGGCCCAAACACCCCGTCCACTAA
- the obgE gene encoding GTPase ObgE, translating to MSEFVDQCQLHSRAGDGGAGCVSFRREAHTPKGGPDGGDGGDGGDVWLVADRNVSSLLAFRDFPFRRADNGVHGQGKRMHGRRGADLEVPVPEGTTVKSFDGEVLADLTQQGDRWLAAEGGKGGRGNARFLSNRRRAPSFAEQGEVGQETWYNLELRLLADVALVGFPNAGKSTLISVISAARPKIADYPFTTLVPNLGVVRRSGREMVVADIPGLIEGAAEGRGLGHQFLRHVERARVLLIMVDLAPVDGRSPEDQELALLTELGAYKPELLARPRLTIGTKADMVPNLDEIGFDGPVISAVTHDGVDRLVERLLTMVTEARQAEPTSGEGFVVHRPAPEGVEVVRIDDQTLEVLGRDARRAVALSDLTDIDALAYAQNRLAQLGVYRSLARAGAKDGDTVIIGDFAFDYESDV from the coding sequence ATGTCCGAATTCGTCGACCAGTGCCAGCTTCACTCACGTGCAGGCGATGGTGGAGCGGGCTGTGTTTCGTTCCGTCGTGAGGCCCACACGCCCAAGGGAGGGCCAGACGGTGGCGATGGCGGCGACGGCGGCGACGTTTGGTTGGTAGCCGATCGCAACGTCTCTTCTCTGTTGGCGTTTCGCGACTTCCCATTTCGTCGTGCCGACAACGGTGTTCACGGTCAGGGCAAACGTATGCACGGCCGGCGGGGTGCAGACCTCGAGGTGCCGGTGCCCGAGGGCACCACGGTCAAGTCGTTCGACGGTGAGGTCTTGGCCGACCTGACTCAGCAGGGCGACCGTTGGCTGGCCGCCGAAGGTGGCAAGGGCGGGCGTGGCAATGCGCGGTTCTTGTCGAACCGGCGCCGGGCGCCGAGCTTTGCCGAGCAGGGCGAGGTGGGTCAGGAGACCTGGTACAACCTCGAGCTGCGTCTGCTGGCCGATGTGGCCCTGGTGGGTTTCCCCAATGCCGGCAAGAGCACGCTCATCTCCGTGATCTCGGCCGCGCGACCCAAGATCGCCGACTATCCGTTCACCACGCTGGTGCCCAATCTGGGCGTCGTGCGCAGGTCGGGTCGCGAGATGGTCGTGGCCGACATCCCCGGCCTCATCGAGGGCGCGGCCGAGGGCAGGGGATTGGGGCACCAGTTCCTTCGTCACGTCGAACGGGCCAGGGTTCTGTTGATAATGGTCGATCTGGCCCCCGTCGACGGTCGCTCGCCCGAAGATCAGGAGCTGGCTTTGCTGACCGAGTTGGGCGCCTACAAGCCCGAGCTGCTGGCCCGGCCTCGGCTGACCATCGGCACCAAGGCCGACATGGTGCCAAACCTGGACGAGATCGGGTTCGACGGTCCGGTCATTTCGGCGGTGACCCACGATGGGGTCGATCGTCTGGTCGAACGCCTGCTGACAATGGTCACGGAGGCCCGTCAGGCCGAGCCGACATCGGGTGAGGGGTTCGTGGTTCACCGCCCGGCTCCCGAGGGTGTAGAGGTCGTTCGCATCGACGATCAGACCCTCGAGGTCCTGGGGCGCGACGCAAGGCGAGCGGTTGCGCTTTCGGATCTGACCGACATCGACGCGCTTGCGTACGCCCAGAATCGCCTGGCGCAGTTGGGGGTCTATCGTTCGTTGGCGCGCGCTGGTGCCAAGGACGGCGACACCGTCATCATCGGCGACTTTGCATTCGACTACGAATCAGACGTCTGA